The genomic segment GCGTCGATCATCGTGGTGCGCGGCGACGCAGGCGACAGCGCAGGCGCGCGGGGGAGCGAAACGGTGGCTGCCCTCGGCGGTCGCGGAGTGGATGCGATCGTGGGTCCGAGCAGTGCCGACGTTCTCGACGCGGTGGATGCCGCGGCTGCAGCGGCAGGCATCCCCGGGATCTCGGCGGTCGCCGACCCGGTCGCGGTCGACGAGGCGTTCGCGGCTCGCCTGCGTTCCTCCGACCCGACGCTCGTCGACACCCGGTTCGGTGCCGAGAGCTATGACGCCACCGTGATCATCGCTCTCGCCGCCCAGATGGCCGGAGACGACGGGCGTTCCTCGATCGCGGAGTTCCTGCCGGCCGTGACGAGCGGGGAGGTCGGCTGCTCCAGCTACGGTGCGTGCGTCGCTGCGCTCGAGGCGCGGGCCACCATCCATTACACCGGTGTGACCGGTCAGGTGACGACGGATGCCGGCGCCACGAAGGCCGGATCGTTGCGTCTGATCGGCCTCAGAGGCTGAGAGCGCGCTCATATCACCGGAAGGTAACGATTTCCCTGTGTTACACCCCTGTAACACGAACGTATTGTCCCGACGCCCAATGCCGAATAGCGTGAATCCACGGCTATTTCTTCGAATTCGCCGAGAACTGCACACATTCACAAAAGGAGCACCATGAGCGTAATTGCGAAGGTCAAGGCCTCGCGCTCGAAGCCCCTGTCGATCGTTGCGGGTATTGCCGCGTTCAGTGCCGGCGCTCTGCTGCTGGCTTCCTGCGCGTCGACTCCCTCCACCGACGGCGGAGAGACCACCGCAGCGGCAGCGCTGTGCGGACCAGACGCGGCCACCGCAGCGGCCGACATCACTCCGGTCGCACCCGAAGCCGCGCAGACCCGCGACACGAAGCTGAAGATCGGCTCGATCCTGCCGACCACCGGCAGCCTCGCGTTCCTCGGCCCGCCCGAGATCGCCGGTGTCGACCTCGCGGTCGCGGAGATCAACGCATCCGCGCCGGGCGTGCTCGGCGGCAACGTCGAGGTCATCCACCGCGACTCGGGTGACACCACGACCGACATCGCGACCCAGTCGGCCACCGACCTGCTCAGCCAGGGCGTCTCGGGCATCGTCGGCGCTGCGTCGTCGGGTGTCTCGTTCACCTTCATCGACCAGGTCACGGGTGCTCAGGTCGTTCAGGTGTCGCCGGCGAACACCTCGCCCGACTTCTCGACCTACGACGACGGCGGGTACTACTTCCGCACGGCGCCGTCTGACGTGCTGCAGGGCCGCGTGCTCGGCAACCTGATGGTGGGTGACGGTGCGACCAACGTCGGCATCATCTACCTGAACGACGCTTACGGCTCGGGTCTGGAACAGAACGTCTCGACCGCGATCGAGAACGCCGGCGGAACCGTCGTGGCCTCCGAGGCCTTCAACGAGGGTGACAGCCAGTTCAGCTCGCAGATCGACGCCGTTCTGGCCGAAGACCCCGACGCCATTGCGCTGATCGCCTTCGACCAGACGAAGGTCATCGTGCCCGAGCTGATCGGCACCAAGGGCTTCGACGGCAGCAAGCTGTACTTCGTCGACGGCAACCTGTCCAACTACGACGAGGACTTCGACCCCGGAACCCTGAACTGCGCCAAGGGCACCCTTCCCGGTGTGCTCGCGGATGACGCGTTCAAGGCCAAGGCGCTCGGAATCAACGCTGACCTGAACGACTTCAGCTACGCAGCTGAGTCGTACGACGCAGTCAACCTGATGGCCCTCGCGGCTGTCGCCGGCGGCGCAGCCGACGGTCCGACCATCCAGAAGAACATGCAGGCGGTCTCCGAGGGTGGCACGAAGTGCACCTCGTTCGCGGAGTGCGCCGATCTGCTGGCTGCTGGAACGGACATCGACTACGACGGTATCTCCGGTCCGATCACCTTCGATGAGAACGGTGACCCGACCGAGGCATACATCGGCATCTACCAGTACGGCAAAGACAACACCTACGCGCCGCTGAACGTCGAGTTCGGTTCGCTCGCGGAATAGTCTCCCCGTCACGAAAGCCCGGCCCTCTTCGGAGGTGCCGGGCTTTCTTGACGTTCAGGGCGGGTGTCGCCCTCACGAGGCGGTGCGCAGGAGCCCCCAGGCCCGGTGCCATTCCGCCGGCTCGGCGAAATCGAACGGTGCCACGATCTCGAACTGCCGACCCACGATCACGTAACCCGAGACATCGCCGGCGGGATGCCGGTAATTGCCGGCCTCGACGGGCACACCGGCGTTCTCGCCGGTGAACCGGCGCAAGGGCCGACCTGCTCCGTCGGAGTACCGCAGTCCGGGCACGCTGGGTGTCGCCACGCCGCGCTCGTAGACGAGCCCGTTGCGGGCGGCGAAGGCCGCGAGCCGGTATTCGCGAAGACCGGTGCGGATGCTCGTGGACCGAGCACACACCACGGCGCCGACAGCCGAGCCTGCTGTCAGCAGCCCCCCGACCAGCACAGCGCGTGGATTCGCCCCCACCGCTGCCAGGAGCCCCGTGGTGAGCCCGGAGGTCACCAGGAGCGCGGTGTAGCTCAGGCCACCGAGACACGGTCGCACGCGGACGCGTGGCCCGTTCACCTCTCCCCGCCCTTTCCGGTAGGCGCGCAGTTCAGCCGGCGAAGGGCAAGCGGAGAGAGGTTCGGTGTCGAGAACAGACGAAGGCATGAGTGAGATTATCTCACTGAATGCCTCCGATGGGGATAACGCGTTCTAATGCCCCTGATCAGCGGCGAGCGTGCCGAGGTAGAGCTCGATCACCTTCGGGTCTTTCATGAGCTCCCGGCCGGTGCCCGTGTAGGCGTCGCGGCCCTGGTCGAGCACGTAGGCGCGGTCGCAGATCTGCAGGCAGCGCCGGGCGTTCTGCTCCACCATGATGACGGAGACGCCGGCACGGTTGATCTGGTGCACCCGCATGAACGTCTCGTCCTGCCGCACGGGCGACAGACCGGCTGAAGGCTCGTCGAGCAGCAACACGGAGGGTTCCATCATCAAGGCGCGACCCATGGCGACCATCTGGCGCTCGCCGCCCGAGAGTGAGCCTGCGCGCTGCTTGCGGCGCTTGCCGAGCTCCGGGAACAACGTGGTGACGAAGTCGAAGCGCTCGGCGAAGATGGAAGGCTTCTGGAACAGGCCCATCTCGAGGTTCTCCTCGATCGTGAGGCTCGGGAAGACGTTGTTGTTCTGCGGCACCATGCCGACGCCTTTGGTCACGAGCTTGTTCGCCCGGAGTCCGGTGATGTCCTCGCCCTTCAAGATCACGCGACCGCTGCGGATCTTGATCTGCCCGAAGATCGCCTTGAGCACGGTCGACTTGCCCGCGCCGTTCGGCCCGATGATGCCGATCAGTTCACCGGGGAACGCCTCGATGGTGCAGCCGTTCAGGATGTTCACGCCAGGCAGGTAGCCGCCGACGAGGTTGTCGGTTCTCAGCACCGCTTCGCCGCGATCGGTCGGGGCGAGCGTGTGCCCTCGCGAAGGCTCCTCGGCGAGGGTGTTGGTCTCGAGGTTCTTCTCGTTGGGATCGACGTCGCTCATGCCTACTTCTCCTCCGCTGCCGGCGGGGTGGTGTTCTCGGCCCAGCCGGGGCCCTCATCGACCTCCGGATGCGCCTCGCGGGCTTTGCGCTCCGCCTCCAGCACCGGGTTCGGGCCGTCTTCCATCAGATCGCCCAGATCTTCGTCATGGTGGGCACCCAAGTAGGCGTCGATCACGGCGGGGTCTTTCATCACGGTCTCCGGTGGCCCCTCGGCCACCACGCGGCCCTCGGCCATCACGATCACCCAATCGGAGATGTGCGTCACCATGTGCATGTCGTGCTCGACGAAGAGCACTGTCGTGCCGTCGGACTTCAGATTCTTGATGTGCCCGAGAAGCGACTGCGTGAGGGCCGGGTTCACGCCGGCCATCGGCTCGTCGAGCATGATCAGCTCGGGCTTCGACATCAGCGCGCGTGCCATCTCGAGAAGCTTCCGCTGGCCGCCGGAGAGCGATGCCGCATAGTCTTCGCGCTTCTCGTCGAGCTTGAAGCGGGCGAGGAGATCATCGGCTCGAACCGTGTTCTCCTCCTCCTGCTTGCGCCAGATCGGCTTGATGAGCGACGCGATGAGCTTCTCGCCCTTCTGGCCCGTGGCGCCGAGGAGCATGTTCTGCAGCACGGAGAGTCGACCGAGCGACTTCGTCAGCTGGAAGGTGCGCACCATGCCGGCGCGCGCCACCTTGAACGCCGGCACGCCCGCGAGCGACTTGCCGTCGAACTCCCAGGTGCCGGTGTTCGGCTTGTCGAAGCCGGTGAGCAGGTTGAACATGGTGGTCTTGCCGGCGCCGTTCGGGCCGATCAACGCGGTGATCTGCCCGCGCGGGATCTCGAGGTGGTCGACGTCGACCGCCTTGAGGCCGCCGAACTGGCGGGTGACGTGGTCGGCGACGACGATCGGGTCGACCTTCGCGCATCCGGGGCCCACCTCACCCTTGACGAGCGGGTGACCGGAGACGACTGCGGATTCTGAGTTAGACACTGAAGGACAGCTCCTTCTTGTTTCCGAAAATACCTTGCGGTCTGAAGATGACGAGGAGCATCAGCGCGACACCGACGAGGATGAAGCGGATCTGCCCTGCCTGGGTGGTGGACACGAAGCTCAGCGCTCCGGACTCGATGGCGCCGTAGAGGATGCCCTGAGTGAGCGAGAGCACGACCCAGAAGATCATCGAGCCGACGATCGGCCCGAAGATCGTGGCCGCGCCGCCGAGCAGCATGATCGTCCAGATGAAGAAGGTGAGGCCGGTGGTGTAGTTCGCCGGCTGCACCGCCCTCGGCAGGATGAAGACGATACCGGCGATGGAGCCGAGACCACCACCGAGGATGAGGGCCTGCATCTTGTAGGAGTACACGTTCTTGCCGAGGCTGCGAACCGCATCCTCGTCTTCTCGGATGCCCTTCACCACACGGCCCCAGGGGCTCCGCATGAGGAGGAACACGAGGATGCTGGCCAGCACAACGAGCGACCAGCCGACGATGCGCACCCACCAGTCGTATTCGTTGTAGGTGAACGGGCCGAAGCCGTAGCGGCCCTCGGGGATCGGGTTGATCGCCGCGAAGGTGCCCTTGAACCCGGAGAGGCCGTTGGCGGCGCCGGTGAAGTCGGTGAGACCTGTCGTGGTGACGATGTAGCGCACGACCTCGGCGGCCGCGATGGTCACGATCGCCAGATAGTCGGCGCGGAGCCTCAGGGTCGGGATGCCCAGGATGAACGAGAAGATCACCGAACACGCGATCGCGCACAACACGGCGACGATGATCGGTGCGCCCGCCAGTGTCGGGATCGCGAATGCGTAGGCGCCGATCAGGAGGAAGGCCGCCTGACCGAAGTTCAGCAGGCCCGTGTAGCCGAAGTGGATGCCGAGGCCGATGGCCGCGAGCGCGTAGGCCGCGGTCGTCGGGCTGATGATCTCGCCGACGGCATTGCCGAAGATGTTTCCCCAGTCCATGTGTCGCCTCCCTTAACCGATTCGTTCTTTGCGACCGAGGATGCCCTGTGGCCTCACCAGCAGCACGACGATGAGCACCACGAGTGCCGCCGCGTACTTCAGGTCGGCCGGGATGAAGAGCGTGGAGAGCTCGACGAACAAGCCCACCACGAGAGAACCGACGAGCGCGCCGTAGGCCGAGCCGAGACCGCCGAGGGTGACCGCGGCGAACATCAGGAGCAGCACCTGGAAGCCCATGTCCCACGACACCTGGCGGTAGAGCGCCAGCATCACGCCGGCCAGAGCGGCCAAGGCCCCTGCGAGCACCCAGACGATGCGGATGATGCGGTCGACGTCGATTCCGGATGCGGCCGCGAGCGACGGGTTGTCGGACACCGCCCGGGTCGCCTTGCCGATGCGGGTGCGGGTGAGGAACAGGCCCACCAGCACCAGGACGACGACCGAGATGATCATGCTGAGGATGGAGCCGGTGGTGATGCGCACCGGACCGAGCACCACGGCATCCGAGAGCCCGACGCTCATCGTCTTGGTCTCGCCGCCGATGTAGAAGAGGTAGAGGTAGCGCAAGGCGATGGCGAGGCCGATGCTGACGATCATCGCCTGTACGAGCCTCACCCCCTTCCGTCTCAGGGGCCTCCACAGCAACCAGTCCTGCACGTACCCGAACACGCCGCCCAGAACGAGGGCGATCAGCATGGCCACGAAGATGTTGATGCCGAGGAGAACGGCC from the Herbiconiux aconitum genome contains:
- a CDS encoding branched-chain amino acid ABC transporter permease; translated protein: MDWGNIFGNAVGEIISPTTAAYALAAIGLGIHFGYTGLLNFGQAAFLLIGAYAFAIPTLAGAPIIVAVLCAIACSVIFSFILGIPTLRLRADYLAIVTIAAAEVVRYIVTTTGLTDFTGAANGLSGFKGTFAAINPIPEGRYGFGPFTYNEYDWWVRIVGWSLVVLASILVFLLMRSPWGRVVKGIREDEDAVRSLGKNVYSYKMQALILGGGLGSIAGIVFILPRAVQPANYTTGLTFFIWTIMLLGGAATIFGPIVGSMIFWVVLSLTQGILYGAIESGALSFVSTTQAGQIRFILVGVALMLLVIFRPQGIFGNKKELSFSV
- a CDS encoding ABC transporter ATP-binding protein — translated: MSDVDPNEKNLETNTLAEEPSRGHTLAPTDRGEAVLRTDNLVGGYLPGVNILNGCTIEAFPGELIGIIGPNGAGKSTVLKAIFGQIKIRSGRVILKGEDITGLRANKLVTKGVGMVPQNNNVFPSLTIEENLEMGLFQKPSIFAERFDFVTTLFPELGKRRKQRAGSLSGGERQMVAMGRALMMEPSVLLLDEPSAGLSPVRQDETFMRVHQINRAGVSVIMVEQNARRCLQICDRAYVLDQGRDAYTGTGRELMKDPKVIELYLGTLAADQGH
- a CDS encoding ABC transporter ATP-binding protein → MSNSESAVVSGHPLVKGEVGPGCAKVDPIVVADHVTRQFGGLKAVDVDHLEIPRGQITALIGPNGAGKTTMFNLLTGFDKPNTGTWEFDGKSLAGVPAFKVARAGMVRTFQLTKSLGRLSVLQNMLLGATGQKGEKLIASLIKPIWRKQEEENTVRADDLLARFKLDEKREDYAASLSGGQRKLLEMARALMSKPELIMLDEPMAGVNPALTQSLLGHIKNLKSDGTTVLFVEHDMHMVTHISDWVIVMAEGRVVAEGPPETVMKDPAVIDAYLGAHHDEDLGDLMEDGPNPVLEAERKAREAHPEVDEGPGWAENTTPPAAEEK
- a CDS encoding ABC transporter substrate-binding protein, which encodes MTHSHRRARGKVARAATLTSLVVCIPLALTACFASSGPEASPVPTPVASMAQPIPTGDGTLTIGAVVPLSGANAALGAAELAGVELAARDIDEAGGVHRASIIVVRGDAGDSAGARGSETVAALGGRGVDAIVGPSSADVLDAVDAAAAAAGIPGISAVADPVAVDEAFAARLRSSDPTLVDTRFGAESYDATVIIALAAQMAGDDGRSSIAEFLPAVTSGEVGCSSYGACVAALEARATIHYTGVTGQVTTDAGATKAGSLRLIGLRG
- a CDS encoding ABC transporter substrate-binding protein codes for the protein MSVIAKVKASRSKPLSIVAGIAAFSAGALLLASCASTPSTDGGETTAAAALCGPDAATAAADITPVAPEAAQTRDTKLKIGSILPTTGSLAFLGPPEIAGVDLAVAEINASAPGVLGGNVEVIHRDSGDTTTDIATQSATDLLSQGVSGIVGAASSGVSFTFIDQVTGAQVVQVSPANTSPDFSTYDDGGYYFRTAPSDVLQGRVLGNLMVGDGATNVGIIYLNDAYGSGLEQNVSTAIENAGGTVVASEAFNEGDSQFSSQIDAVLAEDPDAIALIAFDQTKVIVPELIGTKGFDGSKLYFVDGNLSNYDEDFDPGTLNCAKGTLPGVLADDAFKAKALGINADLNDFSYAAESYDAVNLMALAAVAGGAADGPTIQKNMQAVSEGGTKCTSFAECADLLAAGTDIDYDGISGPITFDENGDPTEAYIGIYQYGKDNTYAPLNVEFGSLAE
- a CDS encoding branched-chain amino acid ABC transporter permease; protein product: MIVAALALCLGIVLGSASFSANATETPAPTPTPTAPGDFTNTYSIGGILRDGDTLVEGVEVTVEGDGFTETATTDATGRWSVVVPGKGDYTVTLDADSLPEGVTLRDPDRSSAEVSSGEWQTNTITRSFPLGADTRQTTGFFEQFLQRFAAGLNFGLLIALAAIGITLIFGTTGLNNFAHGEMVTFGAIVAWIVAVLLGINIFVAMLIALVLGGVFGYVQDWLLWRPLRRKGVRLVQAMIVSIGLAIALRYLYLFYIGGETKTMSVGLSDAVVLGPVRITTGSILSMIISVVVLVLVGLFLTRTRIGKATRAVSDNPSLAAASGIDVDRIIRIVWVLAGALAALAGVMLALYRQVSWDMGFQVLLLMFAAVTLGGLGSAYGALVGSLVVGLFVELSTLFIPADLKYAAALVVLIVVLLVRPQGILGRKERIG